One part of the Bacteroidota bacterium genome encodes these proteins:
- a CDS encoding glycosyltransferase family 9 protein: MIKFKGIGDVILSTVVLKNIRAMYPDAKIDFLTEKPSAPLLTEIPLINEVFVYNTKNKFEIVKQILAVRKNRYDLVLDLYSNPKSAQLTFASGARFRAGFPYRGRKYAYNLFGPEERGIHHAGDLHLKFLEKIGIPVRHRAQYIVIPGEAKNFARNYFNTTDTGKNFVALVPGGGWESKRCDPVKFAEIGNAVYDRFGVKCLILWGKGDLEEAEEIKKFMGERAFLAPKTTFIEMGAVAEFCKFAVANDSGPMHLISSLGVPVLALHGPTDPSLQGPFGKNHETVRLDELDCICCNLLVCNRKHECFLDLPLERIMSKIDVLINKNQINMNTDEKN; the protein is encoded by the coding sequence TTGATAAAATTCAAAGGAATTGGCGATGTAATCCTGAGCACGGTTGTGCTAAAGAACATCAGGGCGATGTATCCGGATGCAAAAATTGATTTCCTGACCGAAAAACCTTCTGCTCCGTTATTGACCGAAATACCTTTGATCAATGAGGTTTTTGTCTATAATACAAAGAACAAATTTGAAATCGTAAAACAGATACTTGCAGTACGAAAGAACAGATACGATCTTGTGCTCGACCTTTATTCGAATCCAAAATCTGCACAACTGACATTTGCGAGTGGTGCCAGGTTCAGAGCAGGTTTTCCCTACAGAGGGAGGAAATATGCATATAACCTTTTTGGACCTGAAGAGAGAGGAATTCACCACGCGGGTGATCTTCATCTAAAGTTCCTCGAGAAAATCGGGATTCCCGTAAGGCACAGAGCACAATACATCGTAATACCCGGGGAAGCCAAAAACTTTGCAAGAAACTATTTCAATACAACCGACACCGGTAAAAATTTTGTTGCTCTTGTTCCGGGCGGTGGCTGGGAATCTAAAAGATGTGATCCTGTTAAGTTTGCGGAGATCGGGAATGCTGTTTATGACAGATTTGGGGTAAAGTGCCTGATACTTTGGGGTAAAGGGGACCTTGAGGAAGCTGAAGAAATAAAGAAATTCATGGGGGAGAGGGCTTTCCTTGCACCAAAAACGACATTCATTGAGATGGGTGCTGTAGCTGAGTTCTGCAAATTTGCCGTTGCCAACGACAGCGGGCCCATGCACCTTATTTCATCACTCGGAGTCCCAGTGCTGGCTCTGCATGGTCCAACAGACCCGTCACTGCAGGGACCATTTGGGAAAAATCATGAAACTGTACGATTGGATGAACTGGACTGTATCTGCTGTAATCTTCTTGTTTGCAATCGAAAACATGAATGTTTTCTTGATCTGCCCCTGGAGAGGATTATGTCGAAGATTGATGTCCTCATCAACAAAAACCAAATAAACATGAATACAGATGAAAAAAATTGA
- the prmC gene encoding peptide chain release factor N(5)-glutamine methyltransferase, which translates to MPTVLEILDKSTTFLNEKGIESPRLNADLLMANVLNCRRLDLYLMFDRPLKENELEKYRDFIRRRIKFEPLQYIVGNVEFFGLNLTVTPAVLIPRQETELLVEIIVNENKDIPNLKILDLGCGSGNISIALARSLPGSEVTALEISNESIQIAKKNAVDNGVENISFINSDMFDFFHYSGEPNRIFDLVISNPPYVSELDYKTVQEEVLRYEPSIAVTDFSDGYKFHSEIIKNAGEILKMNGKVYLEMALGQDTLLKEMMESEGYSAIEIYKDYNRISRFIRGVKSK; encoded by the coding sequence ATGCCCACTGTACTGGAAATTTTAGACAAATCCACCACTTTTTTAAACGAAAAAGGTATTGAATCGCCAAGACTGAATGCCGATCTGTTAATGGCAAATGTTTTGAATTGCAGAAGACTAGACCTGTATCTTATGTTCGACCGTCCTCTTAAGGAGAATGAACTGGAAAAATACAGGGATTTTATCAGGAGGCGAATTAAATTTGAACCGCTTCAGTACATTGTCGGAAATGTTGAATTTTTCGGATTAAATCTCACAGTTACCCCCGCAGTACTGATCCCCAGACAGGAGACCGAACTCCTCGTCGAGATCATCGTCAACGAAAACAAAGATATTCCAAACCTGAAAATACTCGATCTGGGTTGTGGAAGTGGCAACATTTCGATTGCGCTTGCCAGATCACTCCCCGGTTCTGAAGTTACCGCTTTGGAGATCAGCAATGAGTCAATTCAGATCGCAAAAAAAAATGCAGTCGACAACGGTGTGGAAAACATCTCCTTTATCAACTCCGATATGTTTGATTTTTTCCACTACAGTGGAGAACCGAACCGGATTTTCGATCTTGTCATCTCAAACCCGCCGTATGTATCGGAACTTGACTACAAAACGGTACAAGAAGAAGTGCTTCGATACGAGCCTTCGATAGCTGTTACAGATTTTTCAGATGGTTACAAGTTTCACTCGGAAATTATTAAAAACGCCGGAGAGATTCTCAAAATGAACGGGAAAGTATATCTCGAGATGGCGCTTGGACAGGACACTTTGCTGAAGGAAATGATGGAGAGCGAAGGTTACTCGGCTATCGAGATCTACAAGGATTATAATCGCATCAGCCGGTTTATCAGAGGGGTAAAATCAAAATGA
- the dtd gene encoding D-tyrosyl-tRNA(Tyr) deacylase translates to MIALVQRVSEAGVYIEEPAYTAETGPGMVILLGVKEGDTPSDVLFTADKCSNLRIFEDSEGKMNISIKETQGEVLIISQFTLYGETAKGNRPNFTKAAKPDVANTLYEAFVERMRQNLGSEKVKTGVFAAMMTVKIINDGPVTLIVESK, encoded by the coding sequence ATGATAGCACTCGTGCAAAGAGTCTCGGAAGCCGGAGTTTATATCGAAGAACCTGCCTATACGGCAGAAACAGGACCGGGTATGGTGATTCTGTTGGGTGTAAAGGAAGGAGACACGCCAAGTGATGTTCTCTTCACCGCCGATAAATGCTCCAACCTCCGTATTTTCGAGGATTCAGAGGGTAAAATGAACATCTCCATAAAAGAAACACAGGGTGAGGTGCTCATTATCTCTCAATTTACGCTGTATGGTGAGACCGCAAAAGGTAACCGTCCAAATTTCACAAAAGCAGCAAAACCTGATGTCGCAAATACTCTTTATGAAGCATTCGTTGAAAGAATGAGACAAAACCTGGGAAGTGAAAAAGTAAAAACAGGTGTGTTTGCTGCCATGATGACGGTAAAAATAATTAACGACGGTCCTGTGACCCTGATTGTTGAATCGAAGTAA
- a CDS encoding metalloenzyme has product MDGKKCNGSILLFFIDGVGIGEPDLDKNPFFSYPFKVFSEFFTQIPHLENVPLSAGRAALFPVDASHGYPGFPQSGTGQLSIFGGYDAIESFGGHFGPYAPLSQVDRIYESNLFKNAISNGYNFKFLNAYPRPFFNYLRKKPKRLNVTAHCMISSERAFNNSRQVYDKQALTAEVTNYRWRQKLGSKLPEITPEEAGKIFLRNSRKADISVFEYYLTDYAGHRRYDGKIEEICEIIDRFLLHLLMNLDNENDTLLVCSDHGNFEDISIKTHTKNPAMFIASGKYASDAQNEIKNLSDITPFIFRKLKENEKTES; this is encoded by the coding sequence ATGGACGGAAAAAAATGTAACGGGTCAATTTTACTGTTTTTCATCGATGGTGTGGGCATTGGTGAACCGGATCTCGACAAAAATCCATTTTTCTCTTATCCCTTCAAAGTCTTTTCTGAATTTTTCACCCAAATACCACATTTGGAGAATGTGCCTTTGTCAGCAGGTAGAGCGGCGCTGTTCCCCGTGGATGCTTCTCATGGATACCCCGGTTTTCCACAGAGTGGAACCGGACAACTTTCCATTTTTGGTGGATATGACGCCATAGAATCATTTGGAGGTCACTTTGGTCCTTATGCACCTCTGTCTCAAGTCGACAGAATTTATGAGTCAAATCTGTTCAAAAATGCCATCTCCAATGGCTATAATTTCAAATTTCTGAACGCATATCCCCGTCCGTTTTTTAACTATTTGCGTAAGAAGCCAAAACGGTTGAATGTAACTGCTCACTGTATGATCTCCTCAGAAAGAGCATTCAACAATTCAAGACAAGTATATGATAAACAAGCACTTACCGCCGAAGTAACAAACTATCGCTGGAGGCAAAAACTTGGTTCAAAACTGCCTGAAATCACTCCGGAAGAAGCAGGAAAGATATTTTTAAGAAATTCGCGAAAAGCGGACATTTCTGTTTTCGAATACTATCTCACTGACTATGCCGGTCACCGGAGATATGATGGAAAGATCGAAGAAATATGTGAAATTATCGACAGGTTTCTGCTGCACCTCCTGATGAATCTCGACAATGAAAACGATACCCTTCTTGTCTGCTCAGATCATGGAAACTTCGAAGACATCTCGATAAAGACACATACAAAGAATCCGGCGATGTTCATCGCCTCCGGAAAATATGCCTCAGATGCACAAAATGAAATAAAAAACCTGTCTGATATAACCCCTTTCATCTTTCGAAAATTGAAAGAAAATGAAAAAACTGAGTCTTGA